Proteins encoded within one genomic window of Candidatus Brevundimonas colombiensis:
- a CDS encoding ketoacyl-ACP synthase III, whose product MSVTRSVVTGVGSFLPEQIVTNADLAKIVDTSDEWIQERTGIKQRHRARDDQPTSDLAVEAARKALADAGRAPTDVDLIIVATTTPDMTFPAVASIVQNKLGAGVGVAFDVQAVCSGFVYALSVADGFVARGLSKCALVIGAEEMTRLMDWTDRTTCVLFGDGAGAVVLEPREGQGTSDDQGMLGFALRADGSKTDLLYVDGGPATTGTVGHLRMAGNQVFRHAVVNIAEGITAACAAANIQISDVDWFVPHQANQRIIKGVGDRLGLDENKVISTVATHANTSAASIPLALDAAIQDGRIKKGDMVLLEAMGGGLTWGACALRL is encoded by the coding sequence GTGAGCGTCACACGCAGCGTCGTCACCGGCGTCGGCTCCTTCCTGCCGGAGCAGATCGTCACCAACGCCGATCTGGCCAAGATCGTCGACACCTCCGACGAATGGATTCAGGAGCGCACCGGCATCAAGCAGCGCCACAGGGCGCGTGACGACCAGCCGACCAGCGATCTGGCCGTCGAGGCGGCTCGGAAGGCCCTGGCCGATGCAGGCAGGGCGCCGACGGACGTCGACCTGATCATCGTGGCGACCACGACGCCGGACATGACCTTCCCCGCGGTGGCCTCCATCGTTCAGAACAAGCTGGGGGCCGGCGTTGGCGTGGCCTTCGATGTTCAGGCCGTCTGTTCCGGCTTCGTCTATGCCCTGAGCGTCGCGGACGGCTTTGTGGCGCGCGGCCTGTCGAAGTGCGCCCTGGTGATCGGGGCCGAAGAGATGACCCGGCTGATGGACTGGACCGACCGGACCACCTGCGTCCTGTTCGGCGACGGCGCCGGCGCGGTCGTGCTTGAGCCGCGCGAAGGGCAGGGGACGTCGGATGACCAGGGGATGCTCGGCTTCGCCCTGCGCGCCGACGGCTCCAAGACCGACCTTCTTTATGTCGACGGCGGGCCGGCGACGACGGGAACGGTCGGCCATCTGCGCATGGCCGGAAATCAGGTCTTCCGCCATGCCGTCGTCAACATCGCCGAAGGCATCACCGCCGCCTGCGCCGCCGCGAACATCCAGATTTCCGACGTCGACTGGTTCGTGCCGCACCAGGCCAATCAGCGGATCATCAAGGGCGTGGGCGACCGTCTGGGCCTGGACGAGAACAAGGTGATCTCCACCGTCGCCACGCATGCCAACACCTCGGCCGCCTCCATCCCGCTGGCGCTGGACGCTGCGATCCAGGACGGACGGATCAAGAAGGGCGACATGGTGCTGCTGGAGGCCATGGGCGGCGGCCTGACCTGGGGCGCCTGCGCCCTGAGACTCTAA
- a CDS encoding integration host factor subunit alpha: MTGQQTVTRADLCEAVHDEVGLSRQECSALVERTLELIVESLERGETVKLSGFGVFQVREKRARMGRNPKTGEPAAINPRRVISFRASQIMKSRVHDAVVEA, encoded by the coding sequence ATGACAGGCCAACAGACTGTGACCCGGGCGGATCTGTGCGAGGCGGTTCATGACGAGGTCGGCCTGTCGCGTCAGGAATGCTCGGCCCTGGTCGAGCGGACGTTGGAGCTGATCGTCGAATCGCTGGAACGCGGCGAGACGGTGAAGCTGTCGGGCTTCGGCGTCTTTCAGGTTCGCGAAAAACGCGCCCGCATGGGGCGCAACCCCAAGACCGGCGAGCCGGCGGCCATCAATCCACGCCGGGTCATCAGCTTCCGCGCCTCCCAGATCATGAAAAGCCGGGTTCACGACGCCGTCGTCGAGGCCTGA
- a CDS encoding MerR family transcriptional regulator, whose protein sequence is MAKSAGAFRSISEAAEEVGAPQHVLRFWETKFDFVTPVKRAGGRRFYRPQDILVLKAVKRLLHEDGLTIRGVQRLHKEQGLRKLVGTETADLIPDVSDEQISVVADTMRYETSGLQRLLADLEQAKARLDAVLIR, encoded by the coding sequence GTGGCCAAGAGCGCCGGCGCCTTTCGCAGCATTTCCGAAGCGGCTGAAGAGGTCGGGGCGCCGCAGCACGTTCTGCGTTTCTGGGAAACCAAGTTCGACTTCGTCACGCCGGTCAAACGCGCCGGCGGGCGTCGATTCTACCGACCGCAGGACATCCTGGTGCTGAAGGCGGTCAAGCGCCTGCTGCACGAGGACGGCCTGACCATTCGCGGCGTCCAGCGTCTGCACAAGGAGCAGGGGCTGAGGAAGCTGGTCGGGACCGAAACCGCCGATCTGATCCCGGACGTCTCGGACGAACAGATATCCGTGGTCGCCGATACAATGCGATATGAAACCTCGGGTTTGCAGCGACTTCTGGCCGATCTTGAGCAGGCGAAAGCGCGTCTGGACGCCGTTCTCATCCGGTAG
- a CDS encoding DUF2842 domain-containing protein encodes MPPRARRFVASIGVLAFLVLWVWGLIALRGLLPPSAWIDFAFFGVGGTAWGLPLIPLLKWAERG; translated from the coding sequence ATGCCGCCGCGCGCGCGTCGATTCGTCGCCTCTATCGGCGTGCTGGCCTTTCTTGTCTTGTGGGTCTGGGGGCTGATCGCGCTGCGCGGACTGTTGCCGCCTTCCGCCTGGATCGACTTCGCCTTCTTCGGCGTGGGCGGCACGGCCTGGGGCTTGCCGCTGATCCCGCTGCTGAAGTGGGCCGAACGCGGCTGA
- a CDS encoding transglycosylase: MQYADIAAALVGGLLLAWIADLSTGRRGFGGTSLVSGVGLACGWFLAVRVFAISTTDSWVWVPWALVGSGVCLVAFFLFRTKR; this comes from the coding sequence TTGCAATACGCCGATATCGCCGCCGCCCTCGTAGGCGGACTGCTTCTGGCCTGGATCGCCGACCTATCGACGGGGCGTCGCGGCTTCGGCGGGACGTCGCTGGTGTCTGGGGTCGGCCTGGCCTGCGGCTGGTTCCTGGCGGTGCGGGTCTTTGCGATCAGCACGACGGATAGCTGGGTCTGGGTTCCTTGGGCCCTGGTCGGATCGGGCGTCTGCCTGGTCGCCTTCTTCCTGTTCCGGACCAAGCGCTGA